Proteins found in one Pseudanabaena sp. FACHB-2040 genomic segment:
- the rppA gene encoding two-component system response regulator RppA has translation MRILLVEDEIDLGEAIRRALLREKYVVDWVQDGGSALQILENSDFPYTLGIFDWLLPELSGLELCQRLRSQSNPLPVLLLTAKDRLEDRVAGLDAGADDYLIKPFGMEELLARLRALQRRSPAFQPTRLRVGRLVLDYGTSTVTVVDTASLQPVSLTAKEFQLLECFMQHPNQILPREQLMNRVWSIEADPMSNVVAAQIRLLRKKLADYGCEALIETVYGMGYRFNA, from the coding sequence ATGCGGATACTGCTGGTGGAAGATGAGATAGACCTGGGAGAAGCTATTCGCCGAGCGCTGCTGCGGGAAAAGTATGTGGTTGACTGGGTGCAGGACGGTGGGTCGGCCCTGCAGATCCTGGAAAATTCTGATTTTCCCTACACTCTGGGGATTTTTGACTGGTTGCTGCCTGAGCTTTCGGGCCTAGAGCTGTGTCAGCGGCTGCGATCGCAATCCAACCCTTTGCCAGTTCTGCTGTTAACGGCCAAAGACCGGCTAGAAGATCGAGTCGCCGGTCTAGATGCCGGTGCAGATGACTATTTGATCAAACCCTTTGGCATGGAGGAACTGTTAGCTAGACTGCGGGCTTTACAGCGGCGCTCCCCCGCCTTTCAACCCACCCGACTGCGGGTGGGCCGCTTAGTTTTGGACTACGGCACCTCCACCGTCACGGTGGTCGATACTGCTTCGCTTCAGCCTGTATCTCTGACAGCGAAGGAATTTCAGCTCTTAGAATGTTTCATGCAGCATCCCAACCAGATTTTGCCCCGCGAGCAGCTGATGAACCGGGTCTGGTCGATTGAGGCAGATCCGATGAGCAATGTTGTGGCAGCTCAAATTCGGTTGCTGCGGAAAAAATTGGCCGACTATGGCTGTGAAGCCCTGATTGAAACAGTCTATGGGATGGGCTACCGATTCAATGCGTAA
- a CDS encoding DUF1822 family protein gives MSYPDDATTFSVPLALTAHTQAERFRQQHANPAKAKQVYLNTLAVYAVNFYLDCLAIDTDLAHSKSWNPIQQTLLDTADLLVNHRGCLECRPVLPEATTLNVPPETHQDRIGYVAVQLDQDLRQATLLGFLASVSTERVPLEQLQPLETLAEHLEKCAAVAPVGSSETGAATVPESQSPPIASQLSQWLQNLAAAGWQTVEQALTPQQPAFGFRGERPLEADTPPVVQRRKQIQLPEAEGSPIQLTIGLSPLPESEMEIWVQVSPTGDQRYLPPHLHLLVLDDLDTEVMQAEARSTEAIRLRFTGTIGEQFSLKLTLGNTSMIEAFVI, from the coding sequence ATGAGTTACCCCGATGACGCCACCACTTTCTCAGTTCCGCTGGCTTTAACAGCCCACACCCAAGCAGAGCGCTTTCGTCAGCAGCACGCCAATCCGGCCAAAGCTAAACAGGTCTATCTCAATACCTTGGCAGTCTATGCCGTGAATTTTTATCTAGACTGCTTAGCCATCGACACGGATCTAGCCCACAGTAAAAGCTGGAACCCGATTCAGCAGACCTTGTTAGATACGGCAGACTTGCTCGTCAATCACCGAGGCTGCTTGGAGTGCCGCCCTGTGCTGCCAGAAGCCACCACCTTAAATGTCCCTCCCGAGACCCATCAAGATCGCATTGGCTATGTTGCGGTGCAGCTCGATCAAGATCTCAGGCAGGCAACCCTGCTGGGGTTTCTTGCCAGTGTCAGCACTGAGCGGGTGCCGCTGGAGCAGCTACAGCCCCTAGAGACCCTGGCTGAACACCTAGAAAAGTGTGCTGCTGTAGCGCCGGTTGGGAGTAGTGAGACGGGGGCTGCGACGGTTCCTGAGAGCCAGTCTCCGCCCATCGCATCTCAACTCAGTCAGTGGCTGCAAAATCTAGCAGCGGCAGGCTGGCAAACGGTAGAGCAAGCCCTGACTCCCCAACAGCCTGCTTTTGGTTTTAGAGGTGAGCGGCCTCTAGAAGCAGACACTCCGCCTGTGGTACAGCGGCGTAAGCAAATTCAGCTACCCGAGGCAGAGGGCTCGCCCATTCAGCTCACTATCGGCCTCAGCCCCCTCCCCGAATCTGAAATGGAAATCTGGGTCCAGGTTAGCCCTACAGGCGACCAGCGCTATCTTCCCCCCCATCTGCATCTGCTTGTGCTAGACGATCTAGACACCGAGGTGATGCAGGCAGAGGCCCGTAGCACAGAAGCCATCCGGCTCCGATTCACGGGTACCATTGGCGAGCAGTTCAGCCTCAAACTGACCCTTGGCAATACCAGCATGATTGAGGCTTTCGTAATCTAA
- the rppB gene encoding two-component system sensor histidine kinase RppB yields the protein MRNLKPVLHNRAFRVTRWRLTALYVSTMGVILAASAIGFYVALAQDHRREIDHRLETVASTLHDSLEPSLEQPGQLTPVVWQLLPSLCSATADCPQPIPDRHVLSLMHQEGYYLRFLNLSGEVLAIAGQLPEQSIQPPEAGLYTLQASDGRSYRQMSLLLKNNAGNPWGYLEVGSSLHLLDRHLAWVKLALLGGLPVAFGLVWGASWWVAGVAIRPAYGAYLQIQQFTADAAHELRTPLAAVRASAESVSRAPYISDAEARDILQVITRQSQRLGTLVNDLLILSRLDQPSAKAQETCCCLQDLVADIEEELSALAVTKDIQLTAVYDKQPALCVRGNEEQLYRTVLNVVVNALEYTSQGGKVTIHLSGRDRQAWIAIEDTGIGISPADQAQIFDRFYRVHPDRSRHTGGSGLGLAIAQAIARAHGGNIHVKSELGKGSCFTIQLPTR from the coding sequence ATGCGTAATTTAAAACCTGTCCTGCATAACCGAGCCTTTAGAGTGACCCGTTGGCGGCTCACTGCGCTCTACGTCAGCACGATGGGGGTGATTTTGGCCGCTAGTGCGATTGGATTTTACGTCGCTCTGGCCCAAGATCATCGGCGGGAGATCGACCATCGCCTAGAAACCGTCGCCAGCACCCTCCACGACAGCCTAGAGCCATCCTTGGAGCAGCCAGGGCAGCTTACCCCGGTCGTCTGGCAGCTGTTGCCCAGCCTGTGTTCAGCCACGGCAGACTGCCCTCAGCCTATCCCTGATCGCCACGTCTTGAGCCTAATGCACCAAGAGGGCTACTACCTGCGCTTTCTGAATTTATCGGGGGAGGTGCTTGCGATCGCAGGTCAGCTTCCGGAGCAAAGCATTCAGCCTCCAGAGGCGGGGCTCTATACCCTGCAGGCATCAGATGGCCGGAGCTACCGTCAAATGTCTCTGCTGCTAAAAAACAATGCCGGTAACCCCTGGGGGTACCTTGAGGTAGGCAGTTCTCTCCATCTGCTAGATAGACATCTCGCTTGGGTTAAGCTGGCGCTGCTGGGCGGCCTGCCTGTGGCCTTTGGGCTGGTTTGGGGGGCGAGCTGGTGGGTTGCAGGCGTAGCGATTCGGCCTGCCTACGGAGCCTACCTCCAGATCCAGCAGTTCACGGCGGATGCGGCCCATGAGCTGCGCACCCCGCTGGCCGCTGTGCGAGCTTCTGCTGAATCGGTCAGTCGGGCTCCCTATATTTCTGATGCAGAAGCTCGCGATATCTTGCAGGTGATTACCCGCCAAAGCCAGCGCTTGGGAACTCTAGTGAATGATTTGCTGATCCTCTCGCGGCTAGATCAGCCTAGCGCTAAAGCTCAAGAAACCTGCTGCTGTCTGCAAGATCTAGTCGCTGATATTGAGGAAGAACTTTCAGCCTTAGCTGTGACCAAAGACATTCAGCTCACAGCCGTCTATGACAAGCAGCCTGCCCTTTGTGTCCGTGGCAATGAAGAACAGCTCTACCGCACCGTTTTGAATGTAGTGGTTAATGCTTTGGAGTACACTTCACAAGGCGGAAAAGTTACCATTCACCTCTCTGGTCGTGATCGCCAAGCCTGGATTGCCATAGAAGACACGGGCATTGGCATCTCCCCGGCAGATCAGGCCCAGATTTTCGACCGGTTTTACCGGGTTCACCCTGACCGCTCTCGCCACACAGGTGGCTCTGGCTTAGGACTTGCGATCGCACAGGCTATTGCTCGCGCTCATGGCGGCAATATCCATGTTAAAAGCGAGTTGGGCAAGGGCAGCTGTTTCACCATTCAACTACCCACTCGTTGA
- a CDS encoding efflux RND transporter periplasmic adaptor subunit, with the protein MRFRYFPHSVPAALMGLLLLTVPIAVVAHTGHDHGSEFNSGSSQPASGVQVDPATADRLGIQVVPVQKQVLSRGIQTTGELVTQPDQKGMVNAPINGTVVELLVQPGDVVKKGQPLAKVSAPDLIELRVASQEERVGAEADLRQAQTNLTLAQRNYERQVAIAETEIEAARQHLALAKDRHEQNQQLAGAGAIARQQLLESESNFAEARSQLTRAESRQPVLEAQAEVERAQATLEAAQSHLRLSTTTYETRLQQLNSPATERGIVTVVAPISGKVAERPITLGETVEEAVTPIMSIVNGDRLRVTANVYEKDLGQVAEGQTVRATVASLPNQFFPGRVVTVGAVVNGATRVIPVTAELEDASDLLKPGMFAELEILTERTPNAVLAIPASALVEADGRSLVFVQNGQAFEPVEVTLGSKAGEQVEVQAGLFEGDQVVVQGALQLYAQSLRGGEETATAEPVVTQAGFQMPVWGWGLGGVAIAATTAAAFFLGRRSRPATVAAEPLTPETSFTLTPDRDPAEAKVGPR; encoded by the coding sequence ATGCGTTTTCGCTACTTTCCTCACTCTGTGCCGGCTGCCCTGATGGGCCTGCTGCTGCTGACTGTGCCCATTGCGGTTGTCGCCCATACGGGGCACGATCACGGCTCAGAATTTAACTCAGGATCAAGTCAACCTGCTAGCGGCGTCCAGGTCGATCCGGCCACCGCTGACCGCCTAGGTATTCAGGTCGTTCCTGTGCAAAAGCAGGTTTTGAGCAGGGGCATTCAGACGACCGGGGAACTGGTGACTCAGCCCGATCAAAAGGGGATGGTAAATGCCCCGATCAACGGCACGGTCGTCGAGCTGTTGGTGCAGCCGGGGGATGTTGTCAAAAAGGGGCAGCCGCTGGCAAAAGTCAGTGCGCCCGATTTAATTGAGCTGCGGGTAGCGTCTCAGGAGGAGCGGGTAGGGGCCGAGGCCGACCTGCGGCAGGCCCAGACGAATCTCACCCTAGCCCAGCGAAACTATGAGCGGCAGGTTGCGATCGCAGAGACTGAAATTGAAGCGGCCCGCCAGCACTTGGCCCTAGCAAAAGACCGCCATGAGCAAAACCAGCAGCTGGCAGGCGCAGGCGCGATTGCCCGGCAGCAACTCCTCGAATCAGAATCAAACTTTGCTGAAGCTCGCAGTCAGCTGACGCGAGCTGAGAGCCGCCAGCCGGTGCTAGAAGCCCAGGCGGAAGTAGAGCGGGCACAGGCAACTTTAGAGGCAGCCCAGTCCCATCTTCGACTCAGCACCACCACCTACGAAACTCGCCTACAGCAGTTAAACAGCCCCGCCACCGAAAGGGGCATTGTCACCGTCGTTGCGCCGATCTCAGGCAAGGTGGCAGAGCGCCCAATCACCCTGGGTGAGACGGTGGAAGAAGCAGTAACGCCGATCATGAGTATCGTCAACGGCGATCGGCTGCGGGTGACGGCCAACGTCTATGAAAAAGATCTAGGCCAAGTCGCCGAGGGTCAGACCGTCAGGGCAACTGTGGCCAGCCTGCCCAATCAGTTCTTCCCCGGACGCGTGGTGACGGTGGGTGCGGTGGTCAATGGGGCCACGCGGGTCATCCCCGTCACCGCCGAACTAGAAGATGCCAGTGACTTACTCAAGCCAGGCATGTTTGCCGAGCTTGAGATTTTGACGGAGCGTACCCCAAACGCAGTACTGGCAATTCCGGCTAGCGCTCTGGTGGAGGCAGACGGGCGCTCCCTGGTCTTTGTGCAAAATGGCCAAGCGTTTGAGCCGGTAGAGGTCACCCTGGGCAGTAAGGCAGGAGAGCAAGTTGAGGTTCAGGCTGGCCTCTTTGAGGGTGATCAGGTGGTGGTGCAGGGGGCTTTGCAGCTCTATGCTCAGTCACTGCGGGGCGGAGAAGAGACTGCCACCGCTGAACCCGTCGTGACTCAGGCTGGTTTTCAGATGCCGGTCTGGGGTTGGGGGCTGGGGGGAGTTGCGATCGCAGCCACTACCGCAGCTGCCTTTTTCCTGGGTCGCCGCTCTCGTCCAGCAACGGTAGCGGCTGAGCCGCTGACCCCAGAGACCTCCTTTACGCTGACCCCAGATCGAGATCCGGCTGAGGCCAAGGTTGGGCCGCGTTAA
- a CDS encoding CHASE2 domain-containing protein, whose translation MTGKLVTLKLEGDLEQAGFQATLEIGPEGERPAIEVLGALPSNPELLKALESWQQSYHSLKGPTRIKPKEIVYLGSIHSLETCQQSAKTLRQRLKHWMASDPFRSIDQKLREELQREDTVRVLIRTASAQLHQMPWHLWDIVDRYPKAEVALSLPAFERRENPAPTRHAPVVKILAILGHSAGIDVAIDRQLLESLPQAAVTFLVEPQRQQINDQLWEAPWDILFFAGHSETVETTGRIHLNPEESLSLEELKYGLKQAITQGLQLAIFNSCEGLGLAYTLKELGLPYMIVMREPVPDRIAQVFLRHFLQAYAAGSSLYLAERQARERLQGLEGEFPCASWLPAIFQAMPDAPPDWQHLQQPKPAQSPTKPQESVPLTLPVVMLTSLAAAVLVGASRWLGVLQPLELKALDWLMGQRPTEILPERVLVVEATEADLNEYGYPLPDAVLAQAIQKLQKYQPRVIGLDIFRAQLDPASPQLGQLLGETDNLIALCSVGTPDNPNKPGIPSPPNVPDERLGFSNVVVDPDGVIRRHLLFMQPSSNSPCATRFALSTLVAFHYLEQADIHPENLADHRLQLGKATFAPLESNTGPYHQADHWGFQVLLNYSRTRSAPRSLSLSALLRDEVVLENLADQVVLLGVTAPISNPTDYFLTPFGARQWPLQKTSGVFLQAEMAHHLIAAAMDERPVLTALPGWAEGLWLVGWALIGGGIGWKLSRFKLWSLGLGVSIVLLYGACLGLLIQGLWVPLVPAALALVGSSSGLLLYRVQKNRPA comes from the coding sequence ATGACAGGCAAGCTAGTTACCCTCAAGCTAGAAGGAGACTTGGAGCAGGCCGGATTTCAGGCAACCCTAGAAATTGGACCTGAAGGAGAGCGGCCTGCCATCGAAGTGTTGGGCGCGCTGCCCTCCAACCCTGAGCTGCTGAAGGCGCTAGAATCCTGGCAGCAGAGCTACCACAGCCTCAAAGGCCCAACTCGCATCAAGCCCAAAGAAATTGTCTACCTGGGCTCAATCCACTCGCTAGAAACCTGCCAGCAGAGCGCTAAAACTTTGCGGCAGCGTCTCAAGCACTGGATGGCATCCGACCCTTTTCGCAGCATCGACCAGAAATTGCGGGAAGAGCTTCAGCGGGAAGATACTGTCCGAGTACTGATTCGCACTGCTAGCGCCCAGCTTCACCAAATGCCCTGGCATTTGTGGGATATTGTTGACCGCTATCCTAAAGCAGAAGTAGCGCTCAGCCTCCCCGCCTTTGAGCGCAGAGAGAACCCAGCTCCGACTCGCCATGCCCCTGTAGTCAAAATTCTTGCGATCTTGGGCCACAGCGCAGGCATTGATGTAGCCATCGACCGGCAGCTGCTAGAGTCTTTGCCTCAGGCGGCAGTGACCTTTTTGGTGGAGCCTCAGCGGCAGCAAATCAACGACCAGCTTTGGGAAGCCCCTTGGGACATTCTCTTCTTCGCAGGCCACAGCGAAACTGTTGAAACAACTGGACGGATTCACCTCAATCCCGAGGAGAGCCTCAGCCTCGAAGAACTCAAGTACGGCCTGAAGCAGGCGATTACTCAAGGGCTGCAGCTCGCCATTTTCAATTCCTGCGAAGGACTGGGACTGGCCTACACACTGAAGGAACTGGGCCTGCCTTACATGATTGTAATGCGCGAGCCTGTGCCCGATCGCATTGCCCAGGTGTTCCTACGCCACTTCTTGCAGGCCTATGCTGCGGGCAGTTCCCTTTATCTGGCAGAGCGGCAGGCGCGGGAGCGGCTGCAGGGCCTAGAGGGAGAATTTCCCTGCGCTAGCTGGCTGCCCGCCATTTTTCAGGCGATGCCCGATGCTCCCCCAGACTGGCAGCATCTGCAGCAGCCCAAACCAGCCCAATCTCCTACCAAACCTCAAGAAAGTGTGCCGCTGACACTGCCCGTAGTCATGCTGACCAGCCTGGCTGCTGCGGTGCTGGTTGGCGCTAGCCGCTGGCTGGGCGTGCTGCAGCCGCTGGAGCTAAAGGCACTGGATTGGCTTATGGGTCAGCGTCCGACCGAAATTTTGCCAGAGCGGGTGCTGGTTGTGGAAGCGACGGAAGCAGACCTCAATGAGTATGGCTACCCCCTGCCGGATGCTGTGCTGGCCCAGGCCATTCAAAAACTCCAAAAATATCAGCCTCGTGTAATTGGGCTAGATATCTTTCGGGCTCAGTTAGACCCTGCAAGCCCGCAGCTCGGTCAGCTTTTGGGCGAAACCGACAACTTAATTGCCCTCTGCAGCGTGGGCACTCCAGACAACCCGAATAAGCCTGGAATTCCCTCACCACCTAATGTCCCAGATGAACGGTTGGGCTTTAGCAACGTGGTCGTTGATCCAGATGGAGTAATTCGACGGCATCTGCTTTTTATGCAGCCTAGCTCCAATAGCCCCTGTGCGACTCGTTTTGCCCTCAGTACCCTAGTCGCTTTTCATTATTTAGAACAGGCAGACATTCACCCTGAAAATCTGGCAGATCACCGTCTACAGCTGGGTAAGGCTACGTTTGCTCCGCTGGAAAGCAATACAGGACCGTATCATCAGGCCGATCACTGGGGCTTTCAAGTTTTGCTCAACTACAGCCGGACTCGTTCTGCGCCGCGCAGCCTCTCTCTATCAGCGCTGTTGCGAGATGAGGTCGTCCTAGAAAACCTGGCAGACCAGGTCGTTCTGCTGGGCGTGACGGCTCCAATCTCTAACCCCACTGACTATTTCTTAACCCCATTTGGGGCAAGACAGTGGCCCCTACAAAAAACCTCAGGTGTTTTCCTACAGGCTGAGATGGCTCATCATCTGATTGCAGCCGCTATGGATGAGCGGCCTGTACTAACCGCTTTACCTGGCTGGGCTGAGGGACTGTGGCTGGTGGGTTGGGCTTTGATCGGGGGGGGAATTGGGTGGAAGCTGTCTCGATTTAAGCTGTGGAGCCTAGGCTTGGGAGTTAGCATTGTGCTGCTTTATGGTGCTTGTCTAGGGCTATTGATTCAAGGGCTCTGGGTACCGTTGGTGCCTGCGGCCTTGGCGCTAGTTGGCAGCAGCAGCGGGTTGCTGCTGTATAGGGTGCAAAAAAACAGGCCCGCCTGA
- a CDS encoding aldo/keto reductase, whose product MDYYTLGKTGLKVSRLSLGTMTFGDDWGWGADEANARQIFDTYLAAGGNFIDTADLYTNGNSERMLGQFVKESGTRDAVVITTKFSYNAQPGNPNAGGNGRKNILRAVEGSLQRLGTDYIDVYMLHTWDQVTPAEEVVRTLDDLVRSGKVRHVALSDVPAWYLAQAQTLAQERHLEPISTIQLEYSLVERNIEFEYLSLAKALGTGIMVWSPLASGLLSGKYQPSQNGPEGSGRLATLAGTNNPAFNKFTEKNWAVVTELEQVAKELDRSMAQVALNWVAHRPGVASVIIGATKLHQLQDNLGALDFDMPLELRQRLDAVSQPEARFPYTFFEKTLQGMITGGATVGDKPASYHQPLLIEGAGAGVTSEESTGESSH is encoded by the coding sequence ATGGATTACTACACTTTAGGAAAAACGGGTCTCAAAGTGAGCCGGCTATCGCTGGGCACGATGACCTTTGGCGACGATTGGGGCTGGGGTGCCGATGAAGCTAACGCGCGGCAGATTTTTGATACCTACCTAGCTGCAGGCGGCAACTTTATCGACACGGCCGATCTCTACACTAATGGCAACAGTGAACGTATGCTGGGCCAGTTTGTCAAAGAGAGCGGCACCCGCGATGCTGTCGTGATTACCACGAAATTTAGCTACAACGCCCAACCGGGCAATCCCAATGCGGGCGGCAACGGACGCAAGAATATTCTACGGGCGGTGGAGGGCTCCCTACAGCGCCTAGGTACCGACTATATCGATGTTTACATGCTGCACACCTGGGATCAGGTAACGCCTGCAGAGGAAGTTGTGCGCACTTTGGATGATCTCGTGCGCTCTGGCAAAGTGCGGCACGTGGCGCTCTCAGATGTGCCAGCCTGGTACTTGGCTCAGGCTCAGACCTTGGCCCAGGAGCGTCACCTGGAGCCAATTAGCACCATTCAGCTGGAATATTCCCTGGTGGAGCGCAACATCGAGTTTGAGTACCTATCTCTGGCAAAAGCGCTGGGTACCGGCATTATGGTGTGGTCGCCGCTGGCCAGCGGCCTGCTCTCGGGGAAGTACCAGCCTTCGCAAAACGGGCCTGAGGGGTCGGGCCGACTAGCGACGCTGGCGGGCACCAACAACCCGGCATTTAATAAGTTTACTGAGAAGAACTGGGCTGTCGTTACTGAGCTGGAGCAGGTGGCCAAGGAGCTGGATCGCTCGATGGCACAGGTGGCGCTCAACTGGGTGGCCCATCGTCCGGGGGTGGCTTCGGTGATTATTGGTGCTACTAAGCTGCACCAGCTGCAGGATAACCTTGGGGCGCTTGATTTTGACATGCCGCTAGAGCTGCGCCAGCGCTTAGATGCTGTTAGCCAGCCGGAGGCGCGCTTTCCCTACACTTTCTTTGAAAAGACGCTACAGGGCATGATTACCGGCGGTGCTACGGTGGGCGATAAGCCCGCTAGCTACCATCAGCCGCTTTTGATTGAGGGGGCTGGGGCTGGCGTGACCTCTGAAGAATCTACTGGTGAATCTAGCCACTAA